In Juglans microcarpa x Juglans regia isolate MS1-56 chromosome 1S, Jm3101_v1.0, whole genome shotgun sequence, the genomic stretch tcaataaatgaggtatttcaggatatgaatctctttactgggcattatgttatgaatgttagtaataTCTCTATCCAACGGGAATGGGGTATTACAACATATGAGTATTCTTCCCAAAGGTTGGACCTTAAAATTGAAGGCTTAATCATTATTCCTTTCCGAATGCAAGCCACTGCTTAAAGGAAGACTCTCATGACTTACATGCTACAACATGTAATCTTAGTGAAATTGAAGGTTATGACACATCTAATTAGTTTATTCAGACAGAGAACAGAGAATATGTTATAAGTGACAGCTTTTTCGGAGAAGGGAAAGGAGAGGGGGGAGAAGAAACAAAACTTAAAAGGGAACCATAGTAGGTCAAACTCTTCTAGGATATATGGAAGCTGTTTGTCCGTGTTCAAGAAATAGTTTTAACCAGGTTTTagataagaaaaggaaaattcaCAACTGCGATATTTTCaatcatttgttttttgcaCCTTGAAAATGGGAATCTGTTTTGAGAGCCGCCATTATGTTCTCATAAAACAGCCAACTATAGGTGCAGTTTTCAAAAAGCTAAAAATAGATAACACCCACCCAAAATGAAATCTTCCGACCATATCTAtgcttatgaaaaaaaaaatgttcagaGCACAGTTCCGAACAAGCCAATATCTTCACAGATAACCCAGCAAGAGATTACCcaagaaatggagagagaggaGTATTTCTCTGAGCGGTGGGCACTATGTATATATCTTAACTAGACCTTAATCCCAACTCAACTGGGGTCACTGATATAACAACATGCAcctttagaaataaaatttacgGTTCCTACAAATCTCTAACTTACTTGTGCATGCAGTACTTGAACTCTTGGCTCCGAACCAGATCTTTCTCACCTTCCTCTAGCTACATTACAAAACCAAAATTAACAGTTTTAAGAAAATACTGACCAAAGGTCATAGAATCCTATTCTCTTTAATACAGGAATGAGTCAACCCATATAGTCAATCTCACCGGATCGCTTGCATAAATGAGTTCGTAACAAGGCGGAGCAAGGCAATGCAGAGCACAATTCTCCTTGGCTATCATTGAAGACTTGCATTTCCATCCCCACAATCCCCTGATCCCATAGTAAAAGCACAGGCGCAAAGAAATTCACTTAGTCAACCGATTACTGTCTTTGAAGTGATCAATTCTAAACACTAGATCTCTTATTAATTTTGAATAGTGGGAGCTCCCGCTGGAGCTCtaacatgtatttttatgtgttttttttctaagttattttttatatagatttttttaataattttaaatatttttaaaaaataaaaaaaatttacaatattattaaaaaatacatgattttttattttacttcgtgattaaggaagtattttttaatattttcttttttttactttctatttaaggaagtgtttttaatgatgttctaaatttatttttttttaaatattaaaaaaatctatataaaaaataatttaaaaaaaaaaaaacaatgaaaacgTATGAAAAAATTGCTATAGCTCCAGCGGGAGCCCCAGCGAGAGCCCTAGCATCGTCCATTAATTTTTTAGCAGTCTATTGAAGTGTGTATCTTATCCCCAGGATCAGTGATCCTGCATGTGAAATATCAAGAAGCGTATAAACCCAGTAACCAAACAcagattcaaaaagaaaaagaaaattaaataaaaatagtatattcCAAAAAAGGGTACCTCTCAATATCAGCATAGCACTCGTTCTTCTTCTGCCTAACCTCAGTGTCCTGCGTATTCCCAATAAGAAAACTACTAAAATTAGTATAAGCCAAAGAGGAGGAGAGGTTAAACTGAGCGAagcaaaaaggggaaaaaaggagAAGGGATTGGGCATACGGAGATGGGGTGATGAGGCTTGGCGATGACTGCATGAGACAACAGCAgattgcaaattaaaaaaaccacaaaagaag encodes the following:
- the LOC121247222 gene encoding uncharacterized protein LOC121247222, coding for MATKKHLLLNSSSSSSSSSSSFVVFLICNLLLSHAVIAKPHHPISDTEVRQKKNECYADIERGLWGWKCKSSMIAKENCALHCLAPPCYELIYASDPLEEGEKDLVRSQEFKYCMHKLSLGESLEGIKGSFEY